A region of Neotabrizicola shimadae DNA encodes the following proteins:
- a CDS encoding DUF2493 domain-containing protein gives MTFQTRDDAYEPAHTASQTAHALEELQLYGYRPFEDEPDPRPMPDGQRVAVAVADIFDALVASLADTRMEPDLEEVLWGQVNLFHRATARIERSLDDNEQAQRRLQREQDGSEVKSTELERLTAEGLTLTERRNCMDMMRDHAASEFWHHTGSTWRPRTGSKVNHQHLTAALIDSRDFLAAKRRAETEVMLPAGPKVALTGGTDFNDHRLIWGKLDQVRTKYPDMVLLHGGSPKGAELIAAKWAEARGVTQVAFKPDWTKHAKAAPFKRNDAMLEVLPVGVLVFPGNGIQENLADKAKKLGIPVMKFEKGA, from the coding sequence ATGACGTTCCAGACCCGCGACGACGCTTACGAACCCGCCCACACCGCATCCCAGACCGCCCATGCGCTCGAGGAGCTTCAGCTCTACGGCTACCGCCCCTTTGAAGACGAGCCCGATCCGCGCCCGATGCCGGATGGGCAGCGCGTTGCCGTCGCCGTCGCCGACATCTTCGACGCTCTCGTCGCCAGCCTCGCCGACACCCGGATGGAACCCGACCTCGAAGAAGTGCTCTGGGGCCAGGTCAACCTCTTCCACCGCGCCACCGCCCGGATCGAGCGGTCGCTCGACGACAACGAGCAGGCGCAGCGCCGCCTCCAGCGCGAGCAGGACGGCTCTGAGGTGAAATCGACCGAACTCGAGCGCCTGACGGCCGAGGGCCTGACCCTCACCGAACGGCGGAACTGCATGGACATGATGCGCGATCACGCCGCCTCCGAGTTCTGGCATCATACGGGCTCGACCTGGCGGCCCCGCACCGGCTCAAAGGTGAACCATCAGCACCTGACTGCAGCCCTGATCGACAGCCGCGACTTCCTCGCCGCCAAGCGCCGCGCGGAGACCGAGGTGATGCTCCCCGCAGGCCCCAAGGTCGCCCTCACCGGCGGGACCGACTTCAACGATCACCGCCTGATCTGGGGCAAGCTCGACCAGGTCCGGACCAAGTATCCCGACATGGTCCTTCTGCACGGTGGAAGCCCCAAGGGCGCCGAACTCATCGCCGCCAAATGGGCAGAGGCCCGCGGCGTGACACAGGTGGCCTTCAAACCTGACTGGACCAAGCACGCCAAGGCCGCCCCCTTTAAGCGCAACGACGCGATGCTGGAGGTCCTGCCTGTGGGCGTCCTCGTCTTCCCGGGCAATGGCATCCAAGAGAATCTCGCCGACAAAGCCAAGAAGCTCGGTATCCCGGTCATGAAGTTCGAGAAGGGGGCGTGA
- a CDS encoding WGR domain-containing protein translates to MYHSPIQLDVFPTVVQLRRIDPARNMRRFYRLSVQSDLFGRASLVREWGRIGFRGQMMPDEGKAVTALMKLAAAKKRRGYVD, encoded by the coding sequence ATGTACCACAGTCCGATCCAGCTCGATGTCTTCCCGACCGTTGTGCAGCTGCGCCGGATTGATCCGGCGCGCAACATGCGTCGCTTCTATCGGCTGAGCGTGCAAAGTGACCTCTTCGGTCGCGCGAGCCTCGTGCGCGAATGGGGCCGGATCGGCTTTCGGGGGCAGATGATGCCTGATGAAGGCAAGGCCGTCACGGCTTTGATGAAGCTGGCAGCAGCGAAGAAGCGGCGCGGGTACGTCGACTGA
- a CDS encoding M48 family metallopeptidase, whose translation MKAERHSVRYGEHQIDFAIVRRDRTTLEIAVEPDASVVVAAPRDAQLAAIEEKVRKRAAWIRRQQRYFIQFLPRTPDRQYVAGETHLYLGRQYRLKIVPHVQATVKLVRGFIVVQTHRPERPEVTRELVEAWYREKAQNKFAERLEVNLLRFPVPEEFRPKGLIVRQLQQRWGSMSPSSRLMLNRRLIEASVDSIDYVITHELCHIAVPHHGPEFFELLGRVLPDWPDRKDKLEKKMA comes from the coding sequence ATGAAAGCGGAACGACACAGCGTCCGATATGGTGAGCACCAGATCGATTTCGCAATCGTGCGCCGAGACCGGACGACGCTGGAAATCGCCGTAGAGCCAGATGCCTCTGTTGTGGTCGCTGCGCCACGGGATGCCCAGCTGGCGGCTATCGAGGAGAAAGTGCGTAAGCGCGCCGCGTGGATCCGGCGCCAACAGCGGTATTTCATCCAGTTCCTGCCGCGCACCCCGGATCGCCAGTATGTGGCGGGCGAGACCCATCTTTATCTCGGGCGCCAATATCGGCTGAAAATAGTGCCGCACGTTCAAGCGACGGTGAAACTCGTCCGTGGCTTCATCGTGGTCCAAACGCACAGGCCCGAACGACCCGAAGTCACACGCGAGCTCGTAGAGGCGTGGTATCGGGAAAAGGCTCAAAACAAATTCGCAGAACGTCTCGAGGTAAACTTGCTTCGGTTCCCTGTACCCGAAGAATTTCGGCCTAAAGGACTGATTGTGCGTCAACTTCAGCAAAGATGGGGGTCGATGTCACCTTCTTCGCGCCTCATGCTCAATCGCAGGCTGATTGAAGCTTCCGTAGACTCCATAGACTACGTGATTACCCACGAACTTTGTCACATTGCTGTCCCGCATCATGGCCCGGAGTTCTTTGAGCTCTTGGGTAGGGTCCTCCCCGATTGGCCAGATCGCAAGGACAAGCTCGAAAAGAAGATGGCGTAA
- a CDS encoding type I restriction endonuclease subunit R: MTFDAAEKHQSQIPALQLLVALGFTPLSQADAVRLRGGRLRNVVLDDVLADQLLRINSFTHRGREYPFDLEDAHEAIRRLKPTPDRQKGLRGTNQDIYDTLILGTTITKTIQGDSKSYSFRYVDWEQPANNVYHVTAEVSVERTASTQTKRCDIVAYVNGIPFLVIENKRPTESLKKAGSQLIGYQNEDNIPQLFHFAQLLMVMNRVEARYATVGTPRQFWQTWRDEEDRDEIIDPLANRPLTATEADSVFSGDFAFARAHFDALAAEGARAITAQDRAIHAMCRPERLLDLIRRFTVFDGGARKVARHQQFFGIRKAVERVRQYNLDGRRKGGVIWHTQGSGKSLTMVMLGRSLALDKAIPNPRILIVTDRDDLDKQIKDTFKSCELEPVRATSGAHLIELIRNRTPLVTTIINKFDTAAKAAEDVDEDANVFVLVDESHRSQTGRYGGHSQFATRMRRLLPKACYLGFTGTPLLKKEKNTLSTFGGLIHKYAIDEAVADGAVVPLLYEGRLVEQQVHGGVIDKWFDKISEGLTPSQKADLKRKFSRMDALSKTGQAIRAKAFDISEHFRQHWQGTGFKAQLVAPSKAAAVRFKEVLDEIGHVTSEIVISPPDDNEGNEEVDKESKDLVRGFWARMMARYKTEDEYTRQIIDAFKGSGGPEILIVVSKLLTGFDAPRNTVLYVCKSLREHNLLQAIARVNRLYEEGATEKQFGFIIDYEGLLGELDTALTTYSAFEGFDAADLAGTVHDVREEIRKLPQLHDQLWDLFKPVKNKKDMEQFEQFVADEAIRQEFYERLKAFSRCLHISLSSDKLFDVFDEAKINAMKKDWKQFSELRRSVQLRYQETVDVKEFEPKIQKLLDDHVVAMPAETIIEMVNINDPDALKAVMEETGVSEASRADRIASATRRTITEKMDEDPTFYRSFSELLEETIRDYRAKRISERDYLKNVVDLASKVARKERGREVPDAIKGNDDGQAFFGILEGVLATDDGNPIVADEVAAIALTIIDIIKSHHIVDVWSNDIAQNKMRNAIDDYFFDVLRDELGIELTLEVMDDLELKIMDLARARFPG, encoded by the coding sequence ATGACCTTCGACGCCGCCGAGAAGCATCAGTCCCAGATCCCCGCCCTGCAGCTCCTAGTGGCGTTGGGGTTCACGCCCCTGTCTCAGGCCGATGCGGTGCGCCTGCGCGGCGGTCGTTTGCGCAACGTGGTGCTCGATGACGTCCTTGCGGACCAGCTTCTGCGGATCAACAGCTTCACCCATCGTGGACGGGAGTATCCGTTTGACCTCGAGGATGCGCACGAAGCCATCCGACGGCTGAAGCCCACGCCGGACCGGCAGAAGGGCCTGCGCGGGACCAACCAAGACATCTACGATACTCTCATCCTCGGCACGACCATCACCAAGACGATCCAGGGGGACTCGAAGTCCTATTCGTTCCGCTACGTCGATTGGGAGCAGCCTGCGAACAACGTCTATCACGTCACGGCCGAAGTCTCCGTCGAGCGGACGGCCAGCACCCAGACCAAGCGGTGCGACATCGTCGCTTACGTGAACGGCATCCCGTTCCTCGTGATCGAGAACAAGCGACCGACCGAGAGCCTTAAGAAGGCCGGTAGTCAACTGATCGGCTACCAGAACGAAGACAACATCCCGCAGCTGTTCCACTTCGCGCAGCTTCTCATGGTGATGAACCGTGTCGAGGCGCGCTACGCCACTGTGGGCACGCCGCGGCAGTTCTGGCAGACGTGGCGCGACGAGGAAGACAGGGACGAGATCATCGATCCGCTTGCCAATCGGCCGCTCACCGCGACGGAGGCCGACTCGGTCTTCTCTGGCGACTTCGCTTTTGCACGCGCGCATTTTGATGCCTTAGCCGCCGAGGGTGCACGAGCGATCACGGCGCAGGACCGAGCAATCCATGCGATGTGCCGACCGGAACGCCTGTTGGACCTGATCCGTCGCTTCACCGTGTTCGATGGCGGCGCACGCAAGGTCGCGCGCCATCAGCAGTTCTTCGGCATCCGGAAGGCTGTCGAACGCGTCCGCCAGTACAATCTGGACGGTCGCCGCAAGGGCGGCGTGATCTGGCACACTCAAGGGTCGGGCAAGTCGCTGACTATGGTGATGCTGGGGCGCTCTCTCGCGCTCGACAAGGCCATCCCCAATCCGCGCATTCTGATCGTCACCGACCGCGACGATCTCGACAAGCAGATCAAGGACACGTTCAAGTCCTGCGAGCTGGAACCCGTGCGGGCGACCAGCGGCGCCCATCTGATCGAGCTGATCCGAAACCGGACACCACTCGTGACGACCATCATCAACAAGTTCGATACGGCAGCCAAAGCCGCCGAGGACGTCGACGAGGATGCCAACGTTTTCGTCCTGGTCGACGAGAGCCATCGCTCGCAGACCGGCCGCTATGGCGGTCATAGCCAGTTCGCCACACGGATGCGCCGGCTGCTGCCGAAGGCCTGCTATCTCGGCTTCACCGGAACGCCACTCCTGAAGAAGGAGAAGAATACGCTCTCGACCTTCGGCGGCCTGATCCACAAATACGCGATCGACGAGGCTGTCGCCGACGGGGCCGTTGTGCCGCTCCTCTATGAGGGACGGCTTGTCGAGCAGCAGGTCCATGGCGGCGTGATCGACAAGTGGTTCGACAAGATCAGCGAGGGCTTGACCCCCAGCCAGAAGGCCGACCTGAAGCGCAAGTTTTCCCGGATGGACGCGCTCTCAAAGACGGGCCAGGCGATCCGAGCGAAAGCCTTCGATATCTCGGAGCACTTTCGCCAGCACTGGCAAGGCACGGGATTCAAGGCGCAGCTTGTGGCGCCGTCCAAGGCAGCGGCCGTCCGCTTCAAGGAGGTGCTCGACGAGATTGGGCACGTCACCAGCGAAATCGTTATCTCGCCGCCCGATGACAACGAGGGCAACGAAGAGGTCGACAAGGAATCGAAGGACCTCGTGCGCGGGTTCTGGGCGCGGATGATGGCCCGGTACAAGACCGAGGACGAATACACCCGGCAGATCATCGATGCATTCAAGGGGTCGGGCGGTCCAGAGATCCTCATCGTCGTGTCGAAGCTGCTGACCGGGTTCGATGCCCCGCGCAATACCGTGCTCTATGTGTGCAAGTCGCTGCGCGAACATAATCTACTGCAGGCGATCGCTCGCGTGAACAGGCTCTACGAAGAAGGCGCGACCGAGAAGCAGTTCGGCTTCATCATAGACTACGAGGGGCTACTTGGAGAACTCGACACGGCGCTGACGACCTACAGCGCCTTCGAGGGCTTCGACGCCGCCGATCTCGCCGGCACAGTCCACGATGTACGGGAAGAAATCAGGAAGCTGCCCCAGCTGCACGATCAGCTCTGGGACCTTTTCAAGCCGGTCAAGAACAAAAAGGACATGGAGCAGTTCGAACAGTTCGTCGCCGACGAGGCGATCCGGCAAGAGTTCTATGAACGACTGAAGGCGTTCAGCCGCTGCCTCCACATCTCGCTGTCGTCGGACAAGCTCTTCGACGTCTTCGACGAGGCGAAGATCAATGCCATGAAGAAGGACTGGAAGCAGTTCTCCGAGCTGCGGCGCTCGGTCCAGCTGCGCTACCAAGAGACCGTCGACGTCAAGGAGTTCGAGCCGAAGATCCAGAAGCTGCTCGACGACCATGTGGTTGCCATGCCGGCCGAGACGATCATCGAAATGGTCAACATCAACGACCCGGACGCGCTGAAAGCGGTAATGGAGGAGACGGGCGTCTCCGAAGCGTCGAGGGCGGACCGGATCGCCAGCGCGACGCGCCGGACCATAACCGAAAAGATGGACGAGGACCCGACCTTCTACCGCAGTTTCTCGGAACTGCTGGAGGAAACCATCCGCGACTATCGGGCCAAGCGGATTTCCGAACGGGACTACCTCAAGAATGTTGTCGATCTCGCGAGCAAGGTAGCGCGCAAGGAGCGGGGGCGCGAGGTGCCGGATGCGATTAAGGGTAACGACGATGGGCAGGCGTTCTTCGGCATCCTTGAAGGCGTGCTCGCGACCGACGACGGCAATCCGATTGTGGCAGATGAGGTTGCCGCCATTGCGCTCACGATCATCGACATCATCAAGTCCCATCATATCGTCGACGTCTGGTCCAACGACATCGCTCAGAACAAGATGCGCAACGCCATTGACGATTACTTCTTTGATGTCCTTCGCGATGAGCTGGGCATCGAACTGACCCTCGAGGTGATGGATGATCTCGAACTCAAGATCATGGACCTGGCCCGAGCACGGTTTCCTGGATGA